DNA from Flavobacteriales bacterium:
GGAGTCCGCGCTGATCACCTCCGTGCCGAAGTGCCGGGCCAGCGCAATGCCGGCATCCGTCTTCCCCGAGGCCGTGGGACCGCCAACGATGAGGAGTGTGCGCATGGTCTCGCAGGGCGATTGCCGGTAGCCCGGCGTCCGTCGCTCCGCGGCCTCGAGGTGGGCGATGAGCGCGGGCGCGGGTTCAAGTAACGCAACGCCTACCGGAAATCCTCGCTCGATTCATCGAAGGCCTCGCCGCCCTCCTCGCCGCCTTCGTCTCCGAAGGGGTCATCCTCTTCGCCTTCCTCGTACCCGTGCTCCTCATCGTCCAGCGCATAGGGGTCCTCATCCAGGATGCCGGCGGTGAGCTCATCCTCCTTGCTGTGCTCATCCGGCGCATCATTCATGCTCAGCACCACCCGCGGGTAGGTCACCCCGGGCTCGGGGTCGCCCGCGCCGATGAGCTCCACCATGAAGAGCCACATATGGAGGAAGTCGTAGGCATAGATGAAGCGCTGATTCGCGCTCCGGATGTGGTCGCTGATCAGCACCTCGTGCATGAGCGCCGGCACAGAGCCTTCTTCGGCGAATCCCATGTCGGCAAGGGGAACCTCTGCGCCCTTGTCCCAATTCTCGTCGCTCACATAGAAGGCCGCCATCTCCTGGCCGATGAATCCGAAGGCGTCCTTGATCGCGGTGTGGAGATCGAGGAAGGTCTGCTCGCTCCCGATCTCGATGTCGCGGAAGGCCTCGCTGGGGTGGTCGATCAGTACGCGGAAACGGTAGATTCTCACTGGGGTGCTTGAAGGTTGCAGGTTGTGCCGGAGGCAGGTTGAGGGTTGGGCACGGTTCCTCCGGACCTGACGGCGAATCTACACGGAGAGGGCAACCTTCAAGCCCCAACCCCATCAACCGGCTTCACCCCCAGCTTCCTTCCGGTCTCCAGCATCAGCGCCCACGCCTGCTCGCGGTCATTCTGGATCACGCCGTCCAGGATCGCGTCCTTGATCACGGTCTTGATGTCGCCGATGAGCTTGCACGGCGGGATGTTGAAGGCGCGCATGATGTCCTCGCCGGTGATGGGCGGCTGGAAGTTGCGCACGCGGTCCTTCGCCTCCACGTCCTTCAGCTTCTGCATCACCAGTTCGTAGTTCCGCAGGTAGCGGTCCTTCTTCTTCTCGTTCTTGCTGGTGATGTCGGCACGGCAGAGGATCATGAGCGCGTCGATGTCGTCGCCGGCATCGAAGAGCAGGCGGCGGATGGCGCTGTCGGTGACCTCCTCCTTGGTGAGCGCGATCGGCCGCAGGTGCAGGGCCACGAGCTTCTGCACGAACTTCATCTGCTCGTCAAGCGGCAGCTTCAGGCGGCGGAAGATCCTGGGAACCATGCGCGCGCCCTTGTCCTCGTGGCCGTGGAAGGTCCAGCCGACCCCCGGCACGAAGCGCTTCGTCGAGGGCTTGGCGATGTCGTGCAGCACGGCCGCCCATCGCAGCCAAAGGTCATTGCTCTGCTGGGCCACGTTGTCGAGCACCTGCAGCGTATGGTAGAAGTTGTCCTTGTGGCCGATGCCGAACCGCTCCTCCGCCCCGGCCAGATCCAGGAACTCGGGGAAGAACTCGGCCATCAGCCCGCTCTCACGGAGCAGGACGAAGCCTACGCTGGGCTTGGCCGCGAGGATGATCTTGTTCAGCTCCGCATGGATCCGCTCGGCGCTGATGATCTCCAATCGCTTTGCGTTTCGTTGGATGGCCTCGAAGGTGACCGGATCGATCGTGAAGCCGAGTTGCGTGGCGAACCGCACGGCGCGCAGCATGCGCAGGGGGTCGTCGCTGAAGGTGATGTCCGGGTCGAGCGGGGTCCGGAGCAGGCCTTGGTCCAGGTGCAGGATGCCGCCGAAGGGGTCCACCAGCGCGCCCGTGCTCCCCGCATTCAGCGAGATGGCCAGGGCGTTGATCGTGAAGTCGCGGCGCTCCTGATCATCCTTGATGGTGCCCGGCTCCACCTCGGGCTTGCGGCTGTTGCGGTTGTAGCTCTCCTTGCGCGCCCCCACGAACTCCACCTGCAGCTCACCGAGCATGAACATGGCTGTGCCGTAATTCCTGAAGACATGCACGGCTCCCGCGTCCAGCCGCTTCGCCACGGCTTCCGCGAAGGCGATGCCATCGCCCTCCACCACGAAGTCGATGTCCTTGCACGGCCGCCCGATCAAGCGGTCCCGCACGTAGCCGCCGATGGCGAAAGCCGGTATTCCCTGCTGCGCGGCTTCAGCGGCCACCGCGGCGAATAGCGGCTCGTCGGCAACGCCATCGAGGCGCGCAGGATCAACGGTGTATCGGTGCCCGGTCGGCATTGGGCCGCGAAAGTAGCGGGCCGATGCCTGGGTCAGGGCGAGTTCACAAGCACTTGAACTGATCGAAGGGCTCCAGGCAGTCGTTGCAATTCCACAGCGCCTTGCAGGCCGTGCTGCCGAAGGCGGAGAGCATCACGGTGTTCGTGGAGCCGCATTGCGGACAGGCCACCACGGGTTGTTCGCCCTTCAGCGCGCGGATGTCGGCGGTCTTCTCGGGCGGCGCGATGCCGTATTCCTTCAGCTTGCGCTTGCCGGTCTCGGTGATCCAGTCCGTGGTCCAGGCAGGGGAGAGGCTCGTCCTCACCTCCACGGAAGGCACGCCCGCCTCCAGCAGTTCCTTCTTGATGTCGGCCGCCATCACATCCATGGCCGGGCAGCCGGTGTAGGTGGGCGTGATGGTGACGATGGCCTTCCCGTCGGGCTCCACCTCCACCTGCCGCACCACGCCCAGCTCCAGCACGTTGATGGCCGGGATCTCCGGGTCCTTCACGTAGTCGAGGAGCTCGAGGATGCGGTCCTTGGTGATCATGGGTCTTCGTAGTTCACCGCAAAGACGCAAAGGCCGCCAAGGCTATCCAGAGGAAGGCAACGTGCTTCCTTCGCGCTCTTGGCGTCTTGGCGGTGCGCATTCCTACCACTCCGCCCCCGGGTACGCGCGCTGCAGGTATTGCATCTCGGCCAGGATGTAGCCGAGGTGTTCGCTGTGCTTGCCTTGGCGGCCGCCCGTGGCCATGAAGCCGTCGGCGGGGCGCTTCAGCGTGGCCACACCCAGCACCTTATCCACGGTGGCATCGAAGGCGGCCTTGATCTTCGCGAGATCGGGCGCGATGCCGGCCTTCAGCAGTTGCTGGTGGATCTCATCCATCACGAAGAGGTCGCCGGTGTAGGTCCACAGGTTGTCGAGCGCCTCCTGGGCGCGGCGGTGGCTCTCCTCAGTGCCGTCGCCGAAGCGGATCAGCCAGTCGCTGCTGTGCTTCACGTGGTACTGGGCCTCCTTCACGGCCTTGGCGGCAATGGCGGCCAACTGGGCATCGGCGCTCTTGGTGAGGGCCTCGGCCAGCGGCAGGTGGTAGGCATCGAACAGGAAGCTCCGCACGATGGTGTGCGCGTAGTCGCCGTTGGGCTGCTCCACGAGCTTGGTGTTCACGAATTGCCGCTCGTTCCGCAGGTAGGCGAGGTCGTCTTCGTCGCGACCCTTGCCCTCCACCTGGCCGGCGTAGGTGTACAGGTTGCGCGCCTCGCCGATGTGGTCCAGCGCCCGGTTGGTGAGGGCGATGTCCTCCTCCAGGATGGGCCCGTGCCCGCACCACTCGCTCAGGCGGTGACTGAGGATGAGGAGGTCGTCCGCGAGGCGGAGCGTATACGTGAACAGTGCCTGGCTCATGGTGAATGGGACTTGGCGAATGGCGAATGGGGAATGCGCATAAGCACCATTCACCATCTCCCATTCGCCATTCACTAAATGTATTTCGCCCCCTCGGGCATGGTGTAGAAGGTGGGGTGCCGGTAGGTCTTGTCGTCGGCGGGGTCGAACAGCATCGCTGCATCATCGGGCTGGCTGCTGCTGATGGCGCCGGCGGGCACCACCCAGATGCTCTGGCCTTCCTGGCGGCGGGTGTACACGTCGCGGGCGTTCTCGATGGCCATCTGTGCGTCGGCGGCGTGCAGGCTGCCCACATGCTTGTGCTCCAGGCCGCGCTTGCTCTGGATGAAGATCTCCCAGAGGGGCCAGTTGTTCGGGTTGTCGGTCATGGGGTCCGGTGGTATCAAATGGTAGGTCGACCCGGTGGGTCGACGCTACAGGTACTTCGATCAGGCGGCTTGCTTCTTCTTGGCCTTCTTGGCGGCATGGGCCAGCGCGGCCTCGCGCACCCAGGCGCCGTTGTCATGGGCCTTGTTGCGGGCGGCCAGGCGTTCCTTGTTGCAGGGACCGTTGCCGGCCACCACGTTGTTGAATTCCGTCCAGTCGATCTCGCCGAAGTCGTAATGCTGGGTGGCCTCGTTCCACTTCAGCTTCGGGTCGGGGATAGTGAGGCCGATCACTTCGGCCTGCTGCACGGTGCGGTCGATGAAGGTCTGGCGCAGCTCATCGTTGCTCTGGCGCTTGATCTTCCACTTCATGCTCTCGGCGCTGTGCGGGCTGTTGGCGTCCGTGGGGCCGAACATCATCAGGCTGGGCCACCACCACCGGTTCAGGGCGTCCTGCGCCATCTCCTTCTGCTCGGGCGTGCCCTTGGCCAGCACGGCCATGATCTCGTAGCCCTGGCGCTGGTGGAAGCTCTCCTCCTTGCAGATGCGCACCATGGCCCGGGCGTAGGGACCGTAGCTGGTGCGGCACAGCATCACCTGGTTCATGATGGCCGCGCCGTCCACCAGCCAGCCGATGGCGCCGATGTCGGCCCAGGTGAGGGTGGGGTAGTTGAAGATGCTGCTGTACTTGGCCTTGCCGCTCAGCAGGTCGTCGATGGTCTGCTCGCGGGAGACGCCCAGGGTCTCGCAGGCGCTGTACAGGTAGAGACCATGGCCAGCCTCGTCCTGCACCTTGGCGAGCAGGATGGCCTTGCGGCGCAGGTTGGGGGCCCGGGTAATCCAGTTGCCCTCCGGCAGCATGCCCACCACCTCGCTGTGCGCGTGCTGGCTGATCTGGCGGATGAGGGTCTTTCGGTATTTCTCGGGCATCCAGTCCTTCGGCTCGATCTTCTGTTCGGCGTCGATCTTGGCTTGGAACAGCTCTTCCAGGTTCTTAACGTCCGTCATGGCTGCATACTTGGCGGCCAAGATAGGACCCTGGCCTTGGTAGGTATTGAGTTGCGTCAGTTTCCGAACAGAGGCCCGACCGCCCTTGTTCGGAACGCGTACGGCACTGCGGCAGGCGTCTATTTTTGCCGCCCTTCCGCCAGCGCGGGTCATCATCACAGCCACGAAGCAGCAGCCCTCCCATGTCCCGATTCCACACCCTTGAGGTGTCCGCCGTGCATCATGAGACGCCCGAGAGCATCGTCATCGATTTCGCTGTTCCAGAGGCATCCCGTTCGGACTTCGCGTTCCAGCATGGCCAGTACCTCACGCTCCGCCTGACGGTGGATGGCGAGGAGCTCCGGCGCTCCTACAGCATCTGCAGCTGTCCGTTGGATGCGGGCGGGCTGAGCATCGCTGTGAAGAAGGTGCCCCATGGCCGCGCCAGCACGCAGCTCGTGGACAAGCTGAAGCCGGGCATGCGAATCGAGGCGATGCCCCCGATGGGGGGCTTCACCACGCCGCTCGACCCCTCGAAGGCGCGCCACTTCGTCCTGTTCGCTGCGGGCAGCGGGATCACGCCGATCATGAGCATCCTGGAGACCGTGCTGAGGACCGAGCCGCGGAGCCGGGTGACGCTTTTCTACGGCAACCGCTCGGAGGACGCCATCATCTTCAAGCGCAAGCTGGGTGAGATGGCCGCGGCGCACCCCGACCGTCTCCATGTCCATCACATCATCAGCCAGGGCCGTGGTGCAGATGCGCTTCACCAGGGCCGCATCACCGGTGAGCGCGCATCCGCCCTGATGGATGCTTTTGCCTCCGATGAGCTGGGCAAGGAGTACTTCGTCTGCGGGCCTGAGCAGATGATCGCTGCCGTGCGCGAGGTGCTGGAAGGGAGGGGCGTCGACCGCAGGAGCATCCATTTCGAGCTGTTCACCACGCCGGTGGCGGCACCTGTCGAGAAAAAGGCGGCTGCTGCGGGTGAGGCCTCGTTCACCGGCGTGGCCGATGTCAAGGTGATCCTCGATGGCCGGGAGCATGAGCTGAAGGTGCCCGCCCGGGGCGATGCCGTGCTGGATGCCGCGCTCGATGCGGGGCTCGATGTGCCGTTCGCCTGCAAGGGCGCGGTCTGCTGCACCTGCAAGGCACGGGTGCTCGAGGGCCGGGTGGAGATGGAGATGAATTACGCGCTGACGGACGACGAGGTGGCCGATGGCTACGTGCTCACCTGTCAGACCCACCCACGCTCGCAGCGCGTGGTGATCGACTACGACCAGCACTAGCGGACGTGCCGCCGGAACGGAACAAGGCGGGCCTGCAGGCCCGCCTTCCTGTTCCTCCTGCCTTGCTCGGTTGGTTCCGTGAGGCGGAGGAGGGCTTCCGGTTCAGAACGTGGCGCTGGCGATGCCCGCCAGGCGGGTCTGGATGTGGCTGAGGTAGTGCTCGCTGTGGTAGAATCCGCCCATTTCCGCATCGTAGCGGATGATGGCACTGGGAAAGTCCGTGTAGAAGGGGTCCACGCCCTGTGCGTTGGGGCGCTGGAGGTTCACGAAGCACTCGTAGTCGGGGTAGCTCACAAGGTCCTTGGGCAGGGTGGTGTCGATGTAGAGCATCTTCTCCTGGAAGCCGGGCTTGATGATGCGCACCGTATAGAACTGGTCGATGTCCAGCTCCAGCTCGAATCGGCCGCGCTTGTCGACCCCCAGCTTGCCCATCTCCTCGTTGTCGCGGTAGAGGATCATGTCGAAGCCATCCTTTACCTGCACGCCTTCCACCATCACGTGACCGTGCACGGGAACATACCAGCCTTCGGCCTGGTCGCGGCGGTCAACGAGCTTGCCCTTGGTCGGCGTGCTCTGGGCGATGGCCGAGCCGGTGAGCAGCAAGGCGGCTAGCAGCGTGAGGGCGGAAGGGGAATGGCGTGCGGTGCGCATGGCTCGCTTGGTTTTGCGCCTGATACGCTGCCGATCATTGCGGGGTTACGCTCAGGCCACCTGCCCGAACGGCATCGCAGCCGGCCTGGCGCCGGCCGTGGGGATGCGGATGTGGATGGTGGTGCCCTGGCCCACCGCGCTCTCCGCCCAGGCCTCGCCGCCATGCTTGGCCACGATGCGGTGCACGATGGCGAGGCCCACGCCGGTACCCTCGAACTGATCGGCCTTGTGCAGTCGCTTGAAGGCGCCGAAGGCCTGGTCCTTGTGCTTGGCATCGAAGCCCACGCCGTTGTCCCTCACCCAGAGGTGGTCGTGGTCGCCTTCACGGGCATGGCCCACGGTGATCGCTGGCCCGTCCACGGTACGCGTGAATTTGAGGGCGTTGGAGAGCAGGTTGTGCAGGACGACCTTCAGCATGGGCGCATCGGCGTGCACCAGTGCTTCAGGGCCGATATCGACCCGGATCTGCCCCAGCCGCTCCGGCGGCGCGATCTCGGATGCCGCTTCGCGCACGATGTCGGCAACCGCCACCTCGCGCCGCTCGATCTCGCGGGTATTGGTCTGGGAGAACCGGAGCAGGTCGTCCACGAGCTGGATCATCTGGCGCGCGCCGCGCTCGATGCGCTCGGCGTAGGGCAGGCATTCGGCCAGGGCCTCATCCTGCTCGGCCGTCGTGCGCAGCAACTCGCTCAGCGCGGCGATGTTCTTCAGGGGCGAGCGCAGGTCGTGCGCCACGGAGTAGGAGAACGAGCCCAGGTCCTCCAGGGCCTCCAGGAGCTGTGCAGTCCGCACGGCCACCCGCTTGTCCAGGTCGGCATTGAGCTTCTGCAGGCGCTTCTCCTCCTGCCGGCGGTCGGTCACATCCTTGATGATCGCCTGGAAGACGTTCCGGTGGCCGCGCTGGGCGCCCAGGTAGGTGGCCGTCATCAGGCAGTCGATCACCGCGCCTTGGGGCGTGCGCAAGGTGAGGTCCACATTCACGAAGTCCTTGCCGGAGCGGTGGCAGCGAAGCCGTTGCACGAGCGCAGGGGCGTCCTGAAGATATCCCGTGAAGCGGTTCCTCAGCAGTTCCTCCCGGTCCGTTCCCAGCAGCCGGGCGCAGGCGGCATTCGCCTCGAGCACCTGGCCGCGCTGGTCCACGATCACGATCGGGTCGGCGGTGGTCTCGAACACCTGGGCGTAGCGGTCCAGCAGCACCTCCTTTTCCTGCCTGAGCTGGTGTATCTCGTAGGCCTGGCGGATCCGCAGCTTCAGGTCGTTCTCGTCCCAGGGCTTGGTGGCGTATGCGTAGATGCCCCCTTCGTTCACGGCCCGCACCACGGCCTCCAGGTCGGAATAGCCGGTGAGCAGCATGCGCATGGCCTCCGGGTGCCGCGCCCGGGCGATGGCGAGGAATTCGCTGCCGCTCATGCCTGGCATGCGCTGATCGGAGATGATCACGTGCACCGTCTCCCGGGCCAGCAGGTCGAGCGCCTCCTGGCCCGACCCGGCGAGCAGGACGTCCATGTCCCTGCGGAATGCGGCTTTGAAGGACTTCAGGTTGTTCTCCTCGTCATCGACGAAGAGCACGCGGATGCGATCGTTGGCCATGGATCAGGCGCGTTGCTGGGCCGGGCGGCTCTGGCGCACCGGCAGGGTGATGGTGAATTCGGTGCCCACGCCGGGCTGGCTGACCACATCGATGGTGCCCCCGTGGTCGCAGATGATGCCGTATACGATGGCGAGCCCCAGCCCTGTCCCTTCGCCCACGGGCTTGGTGGTGAAGAAGGGGTCGAAGATCCGGGCCTTCACCTCTTCGGTCATTCCAACTCCGGTGTCCGTGATGCGCACCAGTACGCGGTCCTCGTGCGTCATCGTGCGGGCCTCCACCACCC
Protein-coding regions in this window:
- a CDS encoding HD domain-containing protein; this encodes MPTGHRYTVDPARLDGVADEPLFAAVAAEAAQQGIPAFAIGGYVRDRLIGRPCKDIDFVVEGDGIAFAEAVAKRLDAGAVHVFRNYGTAMFMLGELQVEFVGARKESYNRNSRKPEVEPGTIKDDQERRDFTINALAISLNAGSTGALVDPFGGILHLDQGLLRTPLDPDITFSDDPLRMLRAVRFATQLGFTIDPVTFEAIQRNAKRLEIISAERIHAELNKIILAAKPSVGFVLLRESGLMAEFFPEFLDLAGAEERFGIGHKDNFYHTLQVLDNVAQQSNDLWLRWAAVLHDIAKPSTKRFVPGVGWTFHGHEDKGARMVPRIFRRLKLPLDEQMKFVQKLVALHLRPIALTKEEVTDSAIRRLLFDAGDDIDALMILCRADITSKNEKKKDRYLRNYELVMQKLKDVEAKDRVRNFQPPITGEDIMRAFNIPPCKLIGDIKTVIKDAILDGVIQNDREQAWALMLETGRKLGVKPVDGVGA
- the paaD gene encoding 1,2-phenylacetyl-CoA epoxidase subunit PaaD codes for the protein MITKDRILELLDYVKDPEIPAINVLELGVVRQVEVEPDGKAIVTITPTYTGCPAMDVMAADIKKELLEAGVPSVEVRTSLSPAWTTDWITETGKRKLKEYGIAPPEKTADIRALKGEQPVVACPQCGSTNTVMLSAFGSTACKALWNCNDCLEPFDQFKCL
- the paaC gene encoding 1,2-phenylacetyl-CoA epoxidase subunit PaaC, which encodes MSQALFTYTLRLADDLLILSHRLSEWCGHGPILEEDIALTNRALDHIGEARNLYTYAGQVEGKGRDEDDLAYLRNERQFVNTKLVEQPNGDYAHTIVRSFLFDAYHLPLAEALTKSADAQLAAIAAKAVKEAQYHVKHSSDWLIRFGDGTEESHRRAQEALDNLWTYTGDLFVMDEIHQQLLKAGIAPDLAKIKAAFDATVDKVLGVATLKRPADGFMATGGRQGKHSEHLGYILAEMQYLQRAYPGAEW
- the paaB gene encoding 1,2-phenylacetyl-CoA epoxidase subunit PaaB; the protein is MTDNPNNWPLWEIFIQSKRGLEHKHVGSLHAADAQMAIENARDVYTRRQEGQSIWVVPAGAISSSQPDDAAMLFDPADDKTYRHPTFYTMPEGAKYI
- the paaA gene encoding 1,2-phenylacetyl-CoA epoxidase subunit A, translated to MTDVKNLEELFQAKIDAEQKIEPKDWMPEKYRKTLIRQISQHAHSEVVGMLPEGNWITRAPNLRRKAILLAKVQDEAGHGLYLYSACETLGVSREQTIDDLLSGKAKYSSIFNYPTLTWADIGAIGWLVDGAAIMNQVMLCRTSYGPYARAMVRICKEESFHQRQGYEIMAVLAKGTPEQKEMAQDALNRWWWPSLMMFGPTDANSPHSAESMKWKIKRQSNDELRQTFIDRTVQQAEVIGLTIPDPKLKWNEATQHYDFGEIDWTEFNNVVAGNGPCNKERLAARNKAHDNGAWVREAALAHAAKKAKKKQAA
- a CDS encoding 2Fe-2S iron-sulfur cluster-binding protein codes for the protein MSRFHTLEVSAVHHETPESIVIDFAVPEASRSDFAFQHGQYLTLRLTVDGEELRRSYSICSCPLDAGGLSIAVKKVPHGRASTQLVDKLKPGMRIEAMPPMGGFTTPLDPSKARHFVLFAAGSGITPIMSILETVLRTEPRSRVTLFYGNRSEDAIIFKRKLGEMAAAHPDRLHVHHIISQGRGADALHQGRITGERASALMDAFASDELGKEYFVCGPEQMIAAVREVLEGRGVDRRSIHFELFTTPVAAPVEKKAAAAGEASFTGVADVKVILDGREHELKVPARGDAVLDAALDAGLDVPFACKGAVCCTCKARVLEGRVEMEMNYALTDDEVADGYVLTCQTHPRSQRVVIDYDQH
- a CDS encoding ATP-binding protein is translated as MANDRIRVLFVDDEENNLKSFKAAFRRDMDVLLAGSGQEALDLLARETVHVIISDQRMPGMSGSEFLAIARARHPEAMRMLLTGYSDLEAVVRAVNEGGIYAYATKPWDENDLKLRIRQAYEIHQLRQEKEVLLDRYAQVFETTADPIVIVDQRGQVLEANAACARLLGTDREELLRNRFTGYLQDAPALVQRLRCHRSGKDFVNVDLTLRTPQGAVIDCLMTATYLGAQRGHRNVFQAIIKDVTDRRQEEKRLQKLNADLDKRVAVRTAQLLEALEDLGSFSYSVAHDLRSPLKNIAALSELLRTTAEQDEALAECLPYAERIERGARQMIQLVDDLLRFSQTNTREIERREVAVADIVREAASEIAPPERLGQIRVDIGPEALVHADAPMLKVVLHNLLSNALKFTRTVDGPAITVGHAREGDHDHLWVRDNGVGFDAKHKDQAFGAFKRLHKADQFEGTGVGLAIVHRIVAKHGGEAWAESAVGQGTTIHIRIPTAGARPAAMPFGQVA